The following are from one region of the Sphingomonas sp. J315 genome:
- a CDS encoding diguanylate cyclase domain-containing protein — MVDARGSVDEGLAAVRSLAAVTGASGCALLALVSRGDAARLGEFYDAGATHFLASPMREVEFVQALRFAARHAKRVGGDTDNRRTTGEPLGWRYDPALRSLQVTPALASMLGLTGTPSLRTVLRHVEAADRGAMRGALQRLRDGIQATAFAHDLPGAGRVVEHLQRDARTGRIHALIERLGEVDAGAVVRDVLTGVRDDAGMRRWIARRLNDGQSIGIVLVTLGRFDMVNTAYGRDAGDAVLRAASTRISRIRARRAWSPRGAGADGRSGVPDRRHRFRRDRARRCRNRDRGSADPPLRHRRRHRPSRCARRNRCLAAWRRCRRAAPSRQ; from the coding sequence GTGGTCGATGCGCGCGGATCGGTGGATGAGGGGCTTGCCGCAGTGCGCTCGCTCGCAGCGGTTACCGGGGCCAGCGGCTGCGCGCTGCTCGCGCTCGTGTCGCGCGGCGACGCCGCGCGGCTCGGCGAATTCTACGACGCCGGGGCGACCCATTTCCTCGCCAGCCCGATGCGTGAGGTCGAGTTCGTCCAGGCGCTACGCTTCGCGGCGCGCCACGCCAAGCGGGTCGGCGGCGACACCGACAACAGGCGCACGACCGGCGAGCCGCTCGGCTGGCGCTACGATCCCGCGCTGCGCTCGCTCCAGGTCACGCCCGCGCTCGCCTCGATGCTCGGTCTGACCGGCACGCCTTCGCTGCGTACCGTGCTGCGCCATGTCGAGGCTGCCGATCGCGGGGCGATGCGCGGCGCGCTCCAGCGGCTGCGCGACGGCATTCAGGCGACCGCCTTCGCGCACGACCTGCCCGGCGCGGGCCGGGTGGTCGAGCATCTTCAGCGCGACGCGCGCACCGGTCGCATCCATGCGCTGATCGAACGGCTGGGAGAGGTCGATGCCGGCGCAGTCGTCCGCGACGTCCTTACCGGGGTGCGCGACGATGCCGGGATGCGCCGCTGGATTGCCCGTCGGCTCAACGATGGCCAGTCGATTGGTATCGTCCTTGTCACGCTCGGCCGGTTCGACATGGTCAACACTGCCTATGGCCGCGACGCGGGCGACGCCGTGCTGCGCGCCGCCTCGACCCGTATCTCCAGAATCCGCGCGCGCCGCGCTTGGTCGCCGCGCGGTGCTGGCGCGGATGGGCGGAGCGGAGTTCCTGATCGCCGCCACCGATTCCGACGCGACCGCGCTCGCCGCTGCCGCAACCGCGATCGAGGAAGCGCTGACCCGCCCCTTCGTCATCGGCGACGCCATCGCCCCAGTCGGTGCGCGCGTCGCAACCGCTGCCTCGCGGCCTGGCGACGATGCCGCCGCGCTGCTCCGTCGCGTCAGTGA
- a CDS encoding EAL domain-containing protein, which yields MSTGAIVGVEALARWRHPQHGEVGAEALFAAAARAELELALSEHVQRLALVQAARWPTALRHLRLSVNVTAADVARSGFADLFLDWVDSSGFPRSRLTVEITEGGLIDDLGEASRLLSDLRAAGCRVAIDDFGTGYSSLAYLKALPLDYLKVDRKLTQDITGSARDRIVVRGVIDMARSLGLTVIAEGVETNEQLDLLAKEGCQFYQGFLCAEPLTLPELVALVEAA from the coding sequence ATGTCCACCGGCGCGATCGTCGGGGTAGAGGCGCTGGCCCGCTGGCGTCACCCCCAACATGGCGAGGTCGGGGCCGAAGCCCTGTTCGCCGCCGCCGCCCGCGCCGAACTCGAACTTGCCTTGTCCGAACATGTCCAGCGCCTCGCGCTGGTTCAGGCTGCGCGCTGGCCGACCGCGCTGCGCCACCTGCGCCTTTCGGTCAACGTCACCGCCGCCGATGTCGCGCGCTCAGGTTTCGCCGACCTGTTCCTCGACTGGGTGGACAGCAGCGGCTTTCCGCGCTCGCGCCTGACGGTGGAGATCACCGAAGGCGGGCTGATCGACGACCTCGGCGAAGCCTCGCGCCTGCTCAGCGACCTGCGCGCCGCCGGGTGCCGAGTCGCGATCGACGATTTCGGCACCGGCTATTCCAGCCTCGCGTACCTCAAGGCGCTCCCGCTCGACTATCTCAAGGTCGACCGCAAGCTGACCCAGGACATCACCGGCAGCGCGCGCGACCGCATCGTCGTGCGCGGCGTGATCGACATGGCGCGCTCGCTCGGCCTCACCGTGATCGCGGAGGGGGTGGAGACCAACGAACAGCTCGACCTGCTCGCCAAGGAGGGCTGCCAATTCTATCAGGGTTTCCTCTGCGCCGAACCGCTCACCCTGCCCGAACTGGTTGCACTGGTGGAGGCCGCATGA
- a CDS encoding alpha/beta fold hydrolase → MTNRRGLFAMLTMLCAALLLPGTATAKGFTSDRIAVTVEGKGKDVILIPGLSSSPRVWTEMTAALPGYRYHKVQVRGFGGLDKGGNTDGNVAAPVAEELSRYIAENKLGKVAVIGHSMGGTMAMMLAARHPDQVGKLMVVDMLPFMGAMFGGPQATPETLKPIADQIMAGMKTSAPEAYAAQLKGTIDSMVATESMRAGALEDAMKSDRDVSARAYGELIMTNLMPELSRITAPTTVLYVTPKGAPVTDAQMDGFYKASYAPIKGAVLTRVPASAHFIMWDNAPFFQAQVKAFLAA, encoded by the coding sequence ATGACGAACCGCCGCGGTCTGTTCGCGATGTTGACGATGCTGTGCGCGGCGCTGCTGCTGCCCGGTACGGCAACCGCCAAGGGCTTCACTTCCGACCGCATCGCCGTGACCGTGGAAGGGAAGGGGAAGGACGTCATCCTGATCCCCGGCCTGTCCTCGTCCCCACGCGTCTGGACGGAAATGACCGCCGCGCTCCCCGGCTATCGCTACCACAAGGTTCAGGTGCGCGGGTTCGGCGGGCTCGACAAGGGCGGCAACACCGACGGCAATGTCGCCGCCCCGGTCGCCGAGGAACTGTCGCGCTACATCGCGGAGAACAAGCTCGGCAAGGTAGCGGTGATCGGCCATTCGATGGGCGGCACGATGGCGATGATGCTCGCCGCGCGCCATCCCGATCAGGTCGGCAAGCTGATGGTGGTCGATATGCTCCCGTTCATGGGTGCGATGTTCGGCGGCCCGCAGGCGACCCCTGAGACACTCAAGCCGATCGCCGACCAGATCATGGCGGGGATGAAGACCTCCGCGCCCGAAGCCTATGCCGCGCAGCTCAAGGGGACGATCGACTCGATGGTCGCGACCGAAAGCATGCGCGCCGGCGCACTGGAGGACGCGATGAAGTCCGACCGCGACGTCTCCGCCCGCGCCTATGGCGAACTCATCATGACCAACCTCATGCCCGAGCTGAGCAGGATCACCGCCCCCACCACGGTGCTCTACGTGACGCCGAAGGGCGCGCCCGTAACCGACGCGCAGATGGACGGCTTCTACAAGGCGTCCTACGCCCCGATCAAAGGCGCGGTGCTGACCCGCGTCCCCGCATCCGCCCACTTCATCATGTGGGACAACGCGCCCTTCTTCCAGGCTCAGGTAAAGGCATTTCTCGCAGCATGA
- a CDS encoding FKBP-type peptidyl-prolyl cis-trans isomerase, whose amino-acid sequence MILTFALAAATLVALPAMAQDEAPDRSQDVAWHNNQMRALAERHSGTGWNVTPSGLRWRLVAGNGTGKHPGPTDRVTVHYTGTFTDGVEFDSSVKRGQPATFPLNRVIRGWTEGVQLMGVGDKVEFAIPMDLAYGPHGRGPIPGGATLLFTVELLGIEGAGE is encoded by the coding sequence ATGATCCTCACCTTCGCACTCGCCGCCGCCACGCTCGTCGCGCTCCCCGCGATGGCCCAGGACGAAGCGCCCGACCGCTCGCAGGACGTCGCCTGGCACAACAACCAGATGCGCGCGCTCGCCGAGCGCCACAGCGGCACCGGCTGGAACGTGACGCCGAGCGGGCTGCGCTGGCGGCTGGTCGCGGGCAACGGCACCGGCAAGCACCCCGGTCCGACCGATCGCGTGACGGTCCACTACACCGGCACCTTCACCGATGGCGTCGAATTCGACAGCTCGGTCAAGCGCGGCCAGCCCGCCACCTTCCCCCTCAACCGCGTGATCCGCGGCTGGACCGAGGGCGTCCAGCTGATGGGCGTGGGCGACAAGGTGGAATTCGCGATTCCGATGGACCTCGCCTACGGCCCCCACGGCCGCGGCCCGATCCCGGGCGGCGCGACGCTGCTGTTTACGGTGGAGCTGCTGGGGATCGAAGGGGCGGGGGAGTAG
- a CDS encoding GIY-YIG nuclease family protein: MDDERQGGWVYIMANRYRGTMYVGVTADLVTRVDQHRRGEGSEFCARYGLNRLVWAEYAEDITDCIAQEKRIKRWRREWKFALIERDNPEWRDPYDQLA; encoded by the coding sequence ATGGACGACGAACGCCAAGGCGGTTGGGTTTACATCATGGCCAATCGCTATCGCGGGACGATGTATGTCGGAGTGACCGCCGACCTCGTGACGCGCGTCGATCAGCATCGCCGCGGTGAAGGGTCCGAGTTCTGCGCCCGCTATGGCCTCAATCGGCTCGTCTGGGCCGAATATGCTGAGGACATCACCGACTGCATCGCGCAGGAGAAGCGGATAAAGCGCTGGCGGCGCGAATGGAAATTCGCGCTGATCGAGCGCGACAATCCCGAGTGGCGCGACCCTTACGATCAGCTTGCCTGA
- a CDS encoding SDR family NAD(P)-dependent oxidoreductase: MTEQALAGRVALVTGASRGIGAATAIALAAQGAHVVLTARTAGGLEEVEEAIFAAGGSATIAPMDLIETDSIPRLAQAVAERWGKLDILVLNAAALGTLSAVAAFDPKEVAKVLALNVSAQAALIGAFDGLLRKSDGARVIGVTSKVGRQPRAYWGLYGATKAAFENLLLSYADEVRNLTKVRVALLDPGATRTKMRARAYPGEAPESVKPPEVVAERIVAMLADDFETGAFEALG; this comes from the coding sequence ATGACCGAACAGGCTCTTGCAGGGCGCGTCGCGCTCGTCACCGGCGCGAGCCGGGGGATCGGCGCGGCGACCGCGATCGCGCTGGCGGCGCAGGGCGCGCATGTCGTGCTGACCGCGCGCACGGCGGGCGGGCTGGAAGAGGTCGAGGAGGCGATCTTCGCCGCCGGTGGCTCCGCGACGATCGCGCCGATGGACCTGATCGAGACGGATTCGATCCCGCGTCTTGCTCAGGCGGTGGCCGAGCGTTGGGGGAAGCTCGATATTCTCGTGCTGAATGCAGCGGCGCTGGGCACGCTGTCGGCGGTGGCGGCGTTCGACCCCAAGGAAGTGGCCAAGGTGCTGGCGCTCAACGTCAGCGCGCAGGCGGCGCTGATCGGGGCGTTCGACGGCTTGCTGCGCAAGTCGGACGGTGCGCGGGTGATCGGTGTGACGTCGAAGGTCGGACGCCAGCCGCGCGCCTATTGGGGCCTGTACGGCGCGACCAAGGCGGCGTTCGAGAATCTGCTGCTGAGCTATGCCGACGAGGTGCGCAACCTGACCAAGGTTCGGGTCGCGCTGCTCGATCCGGGCGCGACGCGGACCAAGATGCGCGCGCGCGCCTATCCGGGAGAGGCGCCCGAGAGCGTCAAGCCGCCGGAGGTCGTGGCGGAGCGGATCGTCGCGATGCTGGCCGACGATTTCGAGACGGGGGCGTTTGAGGCGTTGGGGTGA
- the purF gene encoding amidophosphoribosyltransferase — MLTTNPFDDDKLREECGVFGVSGAEGAAALVALGLHALQHRGQEAAGITSFDGAHFHTHRAMGHVAGNFDRDEVIRALAGTVACGHVRYSTTGETALRNVQPLYAELASGGFAVAHNGNISNAMHLRRELIRRGSIFQSTSDTETIIHLVATSGYKDLLDRFIDALKQVEGAYSLICMTQEGMIACRDPLGIRPLVMGRLGDAYIFASETVALDVVGAAYVRDVEPGELVIVKDGEMRSIRPFTAIAPRPCIFEWVYFSRPDSIAQDRSVYTVRKGIGAELAIESPVDADLVIPVPDSGVPAAIGYAQQSGIPFELGIIRSHYVGRTFIQPSAEVRRLGVKLKHNANRALIKGKRIILIDDSIVRGTTSLKIVEMMREAGAAEVHMRIASPPTTHSCFYGVDTPERSKLLAAQHDVAGMAKFIKADSLAFVSIDGLYRALGEAERGDVLPRYCDACFTGQYPTQLTDHDEQAVSQLALLDETH, encoded by the coding sequence ATGCTGACCACAAATCCGTTCGATGACGACAAGCTGCGCGAAGAGTGCGGCGTGTTTGGTGTTTCCGGTGCCGAGGGTGCCGCCGCGCTTGTCGCGCTGGGGCTGCATGCGTTGCAGCACCGCGGGCAGGAGGCGGCCGGCATCACCAGCTTTGACGGCGCGCATTTCCATACGCATCGCGCGATGGGCCATGTCGCGGGCAATTTCGACCGCGACGAGGTGATCCGCGCGCTGGCCGGGACTGTCGCGTGCGGCCACGTCCGCTATTCGACCACAGGCGAGACCGCGCTGCGCAACGTCCAGCCGCTCTACGCCGAGCTGGCGAGCGGCGGCTTCGCGGTGGCGCATAACGGCAATATCTCCAATGCGATGCACCTGCGCCGCGAGTTGATCCGCCGGGGTTCGATCTTCCAGTCGACGTCGGATACCGAGACGATCATCCATCTGGTCGCGACCAGCGGGTACAAGGATCTGCTCGACCGGTTCATCGATGCGCTGAAGCAGGTCGAGGGGGCATACTCGCTGATCTGCATGACGCAGGAAGGCATGATCGCGTGCCGCGACCCGCTGGGCATCCGTCCACTGGTGATGGGCCGCCTGGGCGACGCCTATATCTTTGCGTCGGAGACGGTGGCGCTCGACGTGGTCGGTGCCGCCTATGTCCGCGATGTCGAGCCGGGCGAGCTGGTGATCGTCAAGGATGGCGAGATGCGATCGATCCGCCCGTTCACCGCGATCGCGCCGCGCCCGTGCATCTTCGAATGGGTCTATTTCAGCCGGCCCGACTCCATCGCACAGGATCGCTCGGTCTATACCGTGCGCAAGGGCATCGGCGCGGAGCTGGCGATCGAATCGCCGGTCGATGCGGACCTCGTGATCCCGGTGCCGGATTCGGGCGTCCCCGCCGCGATCGGATACGCCCAGCAATCGGGCATTCCGTTCGAGCTGGGCATCATCCGATCGCACTATGTCGGCCGCACCTTCATCCAGCCGAGCGCGGAAGTGCGGCGGCTGGGCGTCAAGCTGAAGCACAATGCCAATCGCGCGCTGATCAAGGGCAAGCGGATCATCCTGATCGACGATTCGATCGTGCGCGGGACGACCAGCCTGAAGATCGTGGAGATGATGCGCGAAGCGGGCGCGGCCGAGGTGCATATGCGCATCGCCAGCCCGCCGACGACGCACAGCTGCTTTTATGGCGTCGACACGCCCGAGCGTTCCAAGCTGCTCGCCGCGCAACATGACGTGGCGGGCATGGCCAAGTTCATCAAGGCGGACAGCCTGGCGTTCGTGTCGATCGACGGGCTGTACCGCGCGCTGGGCGAGGCGGAGCGCGGCGACGTGCTGCCGCGTTACTGCGATGCGTGCTTCACCGGGCAATATCCGACGCAACTGACCGACCATGACGAGCAGGCGGTGAGCCAGCTCGCCCTTCTCGACGAGACGCATTGA
- the katG gene encoding catalase/peroxidase HPI produces the protein MDAKTGSIDGGGCPMHNGGVRALLGRTNKDWWPEMLATEILNPNGPSNPMGPDFDYAEAFKQLDYAALKADLTALMTDSQPWWPADYGHYGPFFIRMAWHAAGTYRTADGRGGANSGQQRFAPLDSWPDNGNLDKARRLLWPIKQKYGKNISWADLFILTGNVAIESMGGPVFGFGGGRADVFEPERDIYWGSEDKWVNQGVQTRIAPEHGLHEIEGPLAAIQMGLIYVNPEGPGGNPHDDEGMARDMKETFRRMAMSPEETVALTAGGHTFGKAHGNGDPSLLGNAPSGGDLVAQGFGWVSTHESGGIGEHTVTSGIEGAWTNTPREWTENYFRLLFDYEYELVKSPAGAYQWQPINQKPEDMAPAAWDPNIKVPTMMTTADMALKRDPEFRAISERFRADPEAFKDAFARAWFKLTHRDMGPKVRYLGPEVPEEDLIWQDPIPAGTMPSDALVAEVKDKIRASGLTVSQLVKTAWASASTYRKSDHRGGANGARVALAPQKDWEVNEPEMLAKVIDTLNGLRGSMSLADAIVLGGVVGLEMAGATNVPFTGGRGDATQEQTDVESFEWLEPEADAFRNYLGKKKLAVKTEEMMLDRASLLGLSVPEMTVLIGGLRVLGANHGERGHGHFTKRSGQLTNDFFVNLLGMTNVWKAAEGSDDQEYIATDRAGGHETWRATRADLIFGSNSELRAVAEVYAENGGEEKFKRDFVAAWTKVMNADRFDLKG, from the coding sequence ATGGACGCGAAAACCGGATCGATCGACGGCGGCGGCTGCCCGATGCACAATGGCGGGGTCCGCGCGCTGCTGGGCCGCACCAACAAGGATTGGTGGCCCGAAATGCTGGCCACTGAAATCCTCAATCCCAACGGCCCGTCCAATCCGATGGGGCCGGACTTCGACTATGCCGAGGCGTTCAAGCAGCTCGACTATGCCGCGCTGAAGGCCGACCTGACCGCGCTGATGACCGACAGCCAGCCCTGGTGGCCGGCCGATTACGGCCACTATGGCCCGTTCTTCATCCGCATGGCCTGGCACGCCGCCGGCACCTATCGCACCGCCGATGGTCGCGGTGGCGCGAACAGCGGCCAGCAGCGTTTCGCGCCACTCGACAGCTGGCCCGACAACGGCAACCTCGACAAGGCGCGCCGGCTCCTTTGGCCGATCAAGCAGAAATACGGCAAGAATATCAGCTGGGCCGACCTGTTCATCCTCACCGGCAACGTCGCGATCGAGAGCATGGGCGGGCCCGTGTTCGGCTTCGGCGGCGGCCGCGCCGACGTGTTCGAGCCGGAGCGCGACATCTATTGGGGGAGCGAAGACAAGTGGGTGAACCAGGGCGTTCAGACCCGTATCGCTCCCGAACACGGCCTGCACGAGATCGAAGGCCCGCTCGCCGCGATCCAGATGGGTCTGATCTACGTCAATCCCGAAGGTCCCGGCGGCAATCCGCATGACGACGAAGGCATGGCCCGCGACATGAAGGAAACCTTCCGTCGCATGGCGATGAGCCCCGAGGAAACCGTCGCGCTCACCGCCGGCGGCCACACCTTCGGCAAGGCGCATGGCAATGGCGATCCCTCGCTGCTCGGCAACGCCCCCTCGGGCGGCGACCTCGTCGCACAGGGTTTCGGCTGGGTCAGCACGCACGAAAGCGGCGGCATCGGCGAGCATACCGTCACCAGCGGCATCGAAGGCGCGTGGACCAACACCCCGCGCGAATGGACCGAGAATTATTTCCGCCTGCTGTTCGACTATGAATACGAACTGGTGAAGTCCCCCGCGGGCGCCTACCAGTGGCAGCCGATCAACCAGAAGCCGGAGGACATGGCCCCGGCGGCGTGGGACCCGAACATCAAGGTCCCGACCATGATGACCACCGCCGACATGGCGCTGAAGCGCGACCCCGAATTCCGCGCGATCAGCGAACGCTTCCGCGCCGACCCTGAAGCGTTCAAGGACGCCTTCGCCCGCGCCTGGTTCAAGCTGACCCATCGCGACATGGGCCCCAAGGTCCGCTACCTCGGCCCGGAGGTGCCCGAAGAGGACCTGATCTGGCAGGACCCGATCCCCGCCGGCACCATGCCGAGCGACGCGCTGGTCGCCGAGGTGAAGGACAAGATCCGCGCGAGCGGCCTGACCGTCAGCCAGCTGGTCAAGACCGCCTGGGCCTCTGCCAGCACCTATCGCAAGTCCGACCATCGCGGCGGCGCCAACGGCGCGCGCGTTGCCCTCGCCCCGCAAAAGGACTGGGAGGTCAATGAGCCGGAGATGCTGGCCAAGGTGATCGACACGCTCAACGGCCTGCGCGGGTCGATGAGCCTCGCGGACGCCATCGTCCTCGGCGGCGTGGTCGGTCTGGAGATGGCGGGCGCCACCAACGTCCCCTTCACCGGCGGCCGCGGCGACGCAACGCAGGAGCAGACCGATGTCGAGAGCTTCGAGTGGCTCGAGCCGGAGGCCGACGCCTTCCGCAACTATCTCGGCAAGAAGAAGCTGGCGGTGAAGACCGAGGAAATGATGCTCGACCGCGCATCGTTGCTCGGCCTGTCGGTGCCGGAGATGACCGTGCTGATCGGTGGCCTCCGCGTCCTCGGCGCCAATCACGGTGAGCGCGGCCATGGCCACTTCACCAAGCGCTCGGGCCAGCTGACCAACGACTTCTTCGTCAACCTGCTCGGCATGACCAATGTCTGGAAGGCCGCCGAAGGATCGGACGACCAGGAATATATCGCGACCGACCGCGCCGGCGGCCACGAAACCTGGCGTGCAACCCGCGCCGACCTGATCTTCGGCTCCAACTCCGAACTGCGCGCCGTCGCCGAAGTCTATGCCGAGAATGGCGGCGAGGAAAAGTTCAAGCGCGACTTCGTCGCCGCCTGGACCAAGGTGATGAACGCCGACCGCTTCGACCTGAAGGGGTAA
- a CDS encoding NAD(P)/FAD-dependent oxidoreductase produces MCARTVLVATGVQYRRLPLDRLGSFEGAGVYYAATEMEVRLCAQTEAVVVGGGNSAGQAAMYLSRVAKCVHVVVRGASLADTMSAYLRERLEADPRIVIHTHSQLERLDGDDHLERVVFTGPSGSHAVDCRALFIMIGAAPNTEWLSGLVELDHHGFVRTGREVGGSSSYATSCPGIFAVGDVRSGSVKRVASSVGEGSVVVSAIWTHINAPPPAEVGIGG; encoded by the coding sequence TTGTGCGCCCGCACCGTGCTCGTCGCCACCGGCGTGCAGTATCGCCGCCTGCCGCTCGACCGCCTCGGATCCTTCGAAGGCGCGGGCGTCTACTACGCCGCCACCGAGATGGAGGTGCGCCTCTGCGCGCAGACCGAGGCAGTGGTCGTCGGCGGCGGCAACAGCGCGGGGCAGGCGGCGATGTACCTCTCGCGCGTCGCCAAATGCGTCCATGTCGTGGTGCGCGGCGCCAGCCTCGCCGACACGATGAGCGCATACCTCCGCGAGCGGCTGGAGGCCGACCCGCGCATCGTCATCCACACGCACAGCCAGCTCGAACGGCTCGACGGCGACGACCATCTCGAACGCGTCGTGTTCACCGGACCCTCGGGCAGCCACGCGGTCGATTGCCGCGCGCTGTTCATCATGATCGGTGCCGCGCCCAATACCGAATGGCTGTCGGGACTGGTCGAACTCGACCATCACGGCTTCGTGCGCACCGGGCGGGAGGTCGGCGGATCGTCGAGCTACGCCACCTCATGCCCCGGCATCTTCGCGGTCGGCGACGTCCGCTCCGGCTCGGTCAAGCGCGTCGCGAGCAGCGTCGGCGAAGGCTCGGTCGTCGTCAGCGCGATCTGGACCCATATCAACGCACCCCCGCCGGCGGAGGTCGGGATCGGGGGGTAG
- a CDS encoding PilZ domain-containing protein: protein MTIAISDSRPQPRRKIFQLGELTVGGRTLRVHLLDVSEGGARLHCPTEVKVGDPVILRWKDDQWRGIIMWTSQGKCGVRFIAPLTAAALSALLAPV from the coding sequence GTGACGATTGCGATTTCGGACTCACGTCCCCAACCGCGGCGCAAGATATTTCAACTCGGGGAACTGACGGTCGGCGGTCGCACGCTGAGGGTGCACTTGCTCGACGTTTCGGAAGGTGGCGCGCGCCTGCACTGCCCGACCGAGGTGAAAGTCGGCGACCCTGTCATCCTGCGCTGGAAGGATGACCAGTGGCGCGGCATCATCATGTGGACGTCTCAGGGCAAATGCGGTGTTCGCTTCATCGCGCCGCTCACTGCTGCAGCCCTATCGGCATTGCTCGCGCCAGTGTGA
- a CDS encoding M28 family metallopeptidase, translated as MLALIALTLAQSAPATADADTKAWWAITAELSGDDMEGRETGSPGHERAAKIVAGRLAKAGVKPLGTNGSWFQPIAMEETAIRSADIRVDGAKLRFLHDLTASPTNVHPTFAGMIVYRGYCGADALGDVRGKIVICHNTRRAGLPSADDREKALTAAGATAMLAIADPGFTVEPPRWPSAYARSVRIAGTPVAPVKLPVLTLNADALGKLIGPRHDAAKLIADGSSGAPLPSFDPETIFTASFDLTQRKLSSSNVIGILPGTDPAFADQAIVLTAHLDGYGHGEPVDGDGLYNGTLDDAAYVALIVRLAERRAGKGFRRPIVFAIVTGEEKGLLGSRYFVEDPTLPLARIAGNINLDQLRPIFPLELLTVHALDDSTLGDDARAVATGMGIAVQHDPEPERRLLMRTDHWNFIRAGIPATNFVFGYRPGTQSEAIYRQWYRTGYHKPQDDLNQPMDWKAAADFNRFFYTLTQRVADKDTPPQWKPDSKLKPKAP; from the coding sequence ATGCTCGCCCTCATCGCCTTGACCCTCGCCCAGTCCGCCCCCGCCACCGCCGACGCGGACACCAAAGCCTGGTGGGCGATCACCGCCGAACTCTCGGGCGACGACATGGAAGGCCGCGAGACCGGTTCGCCCGGCCATGAACGCGCCGCGAAAATCGTCGCCGGCCGCCTCGCCAAGGCCGGGGTCAAGCCGCTCGGCACCAACGGCAGCTGGTTTCAGCCGATCGCGATGGAGGAGACCGCGATCCGCAGCGCGGACATCCGCGTCGACGGCGCGAAACTGCGCTTCCTCCACGACCTCACCGCCAGCCCGACCAACGTCCACCCGACCTTCGCCGGAATGATCGTCTATCGCGGCTATTGCGGGGCCGATGCGCTCGGCGATGTGCGCGGCAAGATCGTGATCTGCCACAACACCCGCCGCGCCGGACTGCCCTCCGCCGACGACCGCGAAAAGGCGCTCACCGCCGCCGGAGCTACCGCGATGCTCGCCATCGCCGACCCCGGCTTCACGGTCGAGCCGCCGCGCTGGCCCTCCGCCTATGCGCGCAGCGTGCGGATCGCGGGCACGCCGGTGGCCCCGGTCAAGCTCCCCGTCCTGACCCTCAACGCCGACGCGCTCGGCAAGCTGATCGGCCCGCGCCACGACGCGGCAAAGCTGATCGCGGATGGCAGCAGCGGCGCACCGCTCCCGTCGTTCGATCCCGAAACCATCTTCACCGCCAGCTTCGACCTGACGCAGCGCAAGCTCAGTTCCTCCAATGTCATCGGCATCCTCCCCGGCACCGATCCCGCCTTCGCCGATCAGGCGATCGTGCTCACCGCGCATCTCGACGGCTATGGCCATGGCGAGCCGGTCGACGGCGACGGCCTGTATAACGGCACGCTCGACGATGCCGCCTATGTCGCGCTGATCGTGCGGCTGGCCGAGCGGCGCGCAGGGAAGGGGTTCCGTCGCCCAATCGTCTTCGCGATCGTCACCGGCGAGGAAAAAGGGCTGCTAGGCTCCCGATATTTCGTCGAAGATCCGACGCTCCCGCTCGCCCGCATCGCGGGCAACATCAATCTCGACCAGCTCCGTCCGATCTTCCCGCTCGAACTGCTCACCGTCCACGCGCTCGACGATTCGACGCTCGGCGACGACGCCCGCGCGGTCGCAACCGGCATGGGCATCGCGGTCCAGCACGACCCGGAACCCGAACGCCGGTTGCTGATGCGCACCGATCACTGGAACTTCATCCGCGCCGGCATCCCCGCGACCAACTTCGTGTTCGGCTACCGTCCGGGGACGCAGAGCGAGGCAATCTACCGCCAATGGTATCGCACCGGCTACCACAAGCCGCAGGATGACCTGAACCAGCCGATGGACTGGAAGGCCGCCGCCGACTTCAACCGCTTCTTCTACACGCTGACGCAACGGGTTGCGGACAAGGACACGCCCCCGCAATGGAAGCCGGACAGCAAGCTGAAGCCAAAGGCACCGTAA
- the hisI gene encoding phosphoribosyl-AMP cyclohydrolase codes for MSDDRDSTLDLNPNYDANGLITAVATHVATGELLMLAHMNADALAKTLETGEAWFWSRSRQRLWKKGESSGHVLRVVEARIDCDQDALWLKVDPAGPACHTGEPGCFFRRIENGKLVRG; via the coding sequence ATGTCCGACGACCGCGATTCCACGCTCGACCTGAACCCGAACTACGACGCCAACGGCCTGATCACCGCCGTCGCCACGCACGTCGCGACCGGCGAGCTGCTGATGCTCGCGCACATGAACGCCGATGCCTTGGCGAAAACGCTGGAAACCGGCGAGGCCTGGTTCTGGTCGCGCAGCCGCCAGCGCCTCTGGAAAAAGGGCGAGAGCAGCGGCCATGTCCTGCGCGTGGTCGAGGCGCGGATCGACTGCGACCAGGACGCGCTGTGGCTGAAAGTCGACCCCGCCGGCCCCGCCTGTCACACCGGCGAGCCCGGCTGCTTCTTCCGCCGCATCGAGAACGGCAAGCTGGTGCGCGGGTGA